Proteins encoded by one window of Bacteroidota bacterium:
- a CDS encoding TonB-dependent receptor — translation SEIIGKQIIYVPVQTAKAYMNLSYRQFYLAYSAGYTGQRYSSENNDIYNRMSSFICSNVYAGYTFKIRGVDGGLQFKVSNLFDQQYQLMPGYAMPGRTYYVSLNLGIDKRKY, via the coding sequence AAAGCGAAATCATTGGGAAACAGATCATTTATGTACCTGTGCAGACTGCAAAAGCCTATATGAATTTAAGTTACAGGCAGTTTTATCTTGCTTATTCTGCCGGATACACTGGCCAGCGTTATTCTTCAGAGAATAACGATATCTACAACCGTATGTCTTCTTTTATCTGTTCCAATGTATATGCGGGTTATACGTTTAAAATCCGGGGCGTAGACGGAGGACTTCAGTTTAAAGTATCCAACTTATTTGACCAGCAATATCAATTGATGCCCGGATACGCTATGCCGGGAAGGACATATTACGTAAGCTTGAATTTAGGAATAGATAAACGCAAATATTAA